The Candidozyma auris chromosome 1, complete sequence genome includes a region encoding these proteins:
- the HET1 gene encoding Het1p — MSTFFDEMKRSFADVPVTECRIDTAAFLEAAESLVKLFDLLGSSAFTVVKNDMTGNIDKIRAKLLSDPAGASTLQDLVLSEAPGKSKKATQGLLWLSRGLQFTAQAMRETVDSPGKELTVTFTDAYTKTLSQYHGMLVKPVFKLAMKACPYRKDFFEKLGADQEKVKEQLAAWLQALENIVKIIMDFFASGNYGKGL; from the coding sequence ATGTCTACgttttttgatgagatgaagCGGTCGTTCGCTGACGTTCCCGTCACCGAATGTAGAATCGATACAGCTGCTTTCTTGGAGGCTGCCGAGTCTCTtgtgaagctctttgacttGTTGGGCTCGTCCGCGTTTACTGTTGTCAAGAATGACATGACAGGTAACATCGATAAAATTAGAGCCAAGCTTTTGCTGGACCCAGCTGGTGCATCAACGTTGCAGGATTTGGTTTTGTCTGAAGCCCCGGGTAAGAGCAAGAAGGCCACTCAAGGACTTTTGTGGTTGTCTAGAGGATTGCAATTTACAGCCCAAGCCATGAGAGAGACGGTTGACAGCCCAGGTAAGGAGTTGACCGTGACATTCACAGATGCTTACACAAAGACATTGTCTCAGTACCACGGCATGTTGGTCAAGCCCGtgttcaagttggccatGAAGGCGTGCCCTTACAGAAAGGACTTCTTCGAAAAGTTGGGCGCTGACCAGGAGAAGGTCAAGGAGCAGTTAGCCGCTTGGTTGCAGGCCTTGGAAAACATTGTTAAGATTATTATGGACTTCTTCGCTTCTGGTAACTACGGTAAGGGTTTGTAA